CACTTCCGATGTGGCCACTATGTCAAATACCTTAACCTGTGATTACACAAAGGCTTCTTGATATTGTTGTGAAGTTTTGCTAGGGTTAACCTCGTTGGGAGTCGCATAGATTGGATCTATACCGGCTCCTTTTTACGCTATTGACATTCTTCGCCATTTTGATATAGTCGGTACGTTATCCATTTATCCAAGGCTCTCGCGAGTACAAATAGGTGGATTTCTTTAATTTAGGGGCTTTGTATCTTTCAAAAACTTTTCAATATAACTGATGAATTCACCCAAATCGCCTAGATTTTCTTTTATAACCGTCAAGAGTTCTTTCGGTTCTATTTTCCAATAAAGATGTACCAATCGGTTTCTGTAGCCCGCCATTCCCTTTATTTTCTGGCTAAAATCTTTTGATAAGACGTTATAATCACCCAATGACAAAATAACCTGGGTATAGTCCTTTTTCTTTCCGTTTTGAGGAATTCGCGACAAAATATGCGTTCCGATTGTCAAAACCGCTTCAATGGCAATTCTTAAATGATAAGCCGATAGATTGTAATTGTCGTTATCTTTTAAGAATTCATCTAAATCCATCTTCTGAAACTTTTCCAATTCCAAAACAACGTTTTTAATATCGCCTATCCGTTCAATTATTTTTTCTTTATTGAAATTTTCTTCCATCATTTTATTTCGCAGAAAACGCTAAGACGCCTTTAAAATACTCATCTATAAAATATTTATAATCCCTGTAATAATTGGCGATTTTTTCCTCAAAATTCATCGAATTTTCTTTATTTTTTGAATAAATCAACTGACCGTCGTTGATAATTTTATACTGAAAATGCAACAAGACCTCGTCAATAAAAACCAAGTCAATTTTTGCTTCGGCAAAACACGACGATAAATCGGAAAAAATGTTCCCATATAATTTTCCCCTTTCTTCTTCTTTAGGCAGGCCGTTTTTGAACCTTATTCCAATATCAAGATCACTGTCTTCTCTCGCAAAACCGGAAATTCTTGAGCCAAACAGATAAACATCAGCCAAGCTGTATTTTTCTGCCATCTCTTTTAATTTTTCTTCGTTAAATTCAACCATTTTCCCATCATATCACAAATCAAAAATTTTCCAATGGACACAAAAACCCTGCCTGCAACATCCTTGTGTTTAGTATCCTGTTGTCCAAGCAACCGTTCACGGAGCGGAGCAACCTCTTTGTCCCCCGTAGCATTGTGCGAAGGGAGATGCTCCGCTCCGTGAACGGTGCAGGATTAAATTATTTTTTTAACACCAAAAACAAATCTGATATGTTGATGTTCATTAGACCCGTATAAACCTGGCTGCCGGTTTTTTTAGTAAATTCGAAGGAGTTGTTTTCGGCTAAATATTTTTTCGTATCCAGTCGCAATTTCTTTGCTTTTAATACGACTTCCGTATCGGTCAACGCTCCAGCGGCAGCAGAATTGTCGTGACCGTCGGACGCAACCGAAAGCAAAACTGTATTAACTGGAATTTTTTCTAAAGCCCCCATGGCCACTTCATAGTTTCTACCTCCATGGCCACGTCCTGTTATATGAACCGTCGTCTCTCCGGCAGCAATTAAAGCTTCGCCGCGCTTCACGCTTTTTACCAGCATTTCCCCCACTTCACGTGCTTCCCCGGACAGCGCGGTCGATAAGACCCGCGGTTTAAATCCCGCTTTTCGCGCCGCTTCTACCATCGCTCGCACCGCCACAACATTGTTTACAACTAAAACATTCTGGACTTTCTTAAACAATCCTGTGTCGTTTGGCGTCTCTACTAAATCACCGGCAACGATTTTGCACGTCTTCGCCACCCCATACTTTATTAAAATACGTTTTGCGTCTTTCGCTGTCGTAGAGTCTAACACCGTCGGGCCCGACGCAATCATCCCAATATCATCACCGGGCACATCGGAAAAAATCAGCCCAACAATTGTTGCGGAATGCGCCATTTTCACCAGTTGCCCACCCTGCAATGCCGACAAATGTTTTCTGACAGTATTCATTTCCTTAATCGTTGCTCCGGCGCGCATCAGGTTTTTTGTCACACAAACAAAGTTTTCTAGTCGAATACTGTACGGCCAGAAAAGCAGCGCCGAGCCCCCACCCGAAACAATCGTAATCACCAGATCTTTCGGACCCGTTTGTTTAAGCAGAGCGACAATTTCCGCCGTCGCTTTTAAATTTCTAGCACTTGGAAAAGGGTGAGTTCCGGCAATACTTTTGATATGTTGCAGTTTGGCACTGCACACATCGATCACCACGCCCCCCGTGATGCGTTTGCTCAGCATTTTTTCTAAAACTCGCGCTGTTTCTACCGATGCCTTACCGCATCCGATCACAAAAATTTTCTCGTAATTTTCCAAGTCGTAAACTTTCTTTCCCACCCGCAAATTACCTCCATTCACAGCCACATGCCTCCGAATCGCCGTTTCCGTGCTTACCGCCGTCATTCCCGCTTCAAAAATATCCAAGGCAACGCGCCGCAAAGGCGTTGAGATAAGAGAGTTATAGTTACTAACTATGTGCTTAACAGACATGGTTTTAATATAACACAGTGGCGAATTTTCAATTATCAATTCCCAATTTTCAATTAATTATCCAGCCTTCGCTAAAGCTTCGGCCGGCAGGCAATGGCTCAATTATCAATTACGGCGTCGTCTTTTGATAATTTAAGACTTGATCATTAATTGATAATTGACCATTGAAAATTGATCATTATACGAGATCTTCCTTCCGTTCTCGAACGAACGAAAACCACTCCTCAATCAGTCCCAACACCACTTTAAACGGCGCCTCGATAAGCGCGTCCATAATAAACAGAAAAATGTTAATCTGTGTCGCCCGCATTGATATCTCCCGACCAAAGTCTATTACCGGTACCGTTAAGAAATCAAAAACAAACGAAAAGAAACCTTGCTTCTTGGTAACGACACGAAAATCTCGCATTGCGGAACGTAGGCGTAACCCCAAGAAACTAACTAATGCCAAAAACATAATGAAGTAAAACCCGCCAAGCAAGGAAAAATTAAGAAAATTAAGCACCCACACAATAACAATCAAAGAAATAATGGCTGTCAAAACGTAAAATGTCGCAAACATGTTTTTTCGAAAAGACTTCCCTTCGACCGCTGGAATACGCACATCGGGCAAGCTGGCGTCTTTAGCAACAATATTTTGAACAAGCTTAACCATCCGTTCTGTATTATCATTCCCCGGTCGCGTTACTGTTCCCGCCATCAAAAAAAGCAGAGTGGATGGAAATAGTAAATTAATCATTAGCGGAAAATATCGTACCCCGCCAAGAAACAATTCATATGGCACTTCCGTCGCGATAGCCAAAATACTTTTGGTAAGAAAAAGAAAAGCGGCCGCGTGCCAAACCCGTTTCAGCATTTGCTGTTCGGTCTTTTTAATTCTTCGCAACAACAAATCACGCACGCTCACGGCCAATAAATCGTTATTAGCAAGAATTACCGTGGCATTCGGCTGTCGCAGAACGTCGCGCAAAATACGATACGGTACAGCCGGTCCGTGGAGCCTGCGCAACACCCTCACCGACATTGGCGAATAAAGCGCCGTTTCTATTTCCTGTTGTAAGTGTCCAAAATTTTTCACTACCAAATCTAATTCCGAATCATTCAAATCTTTTTTCAGCCACACCGGCTCTGCCGTTCTGTAAAGATGCCAGAAAAGTTCCGCTTCATCGGTTTTTGCCAGCACGCGGTGACAAGCAAGAAACAATTGCGTGTTTTTATCTTCAGCGTCGATGGTATCATCTTTCCAAATTGTTTTTTTCTCCAACTCTTCAAAAAAGAAATAAACCAGCGCGTCATCTCCATCGCGCGGGTAGACAACACGATCCACCTCCACGGCCACCATTGGTAAAAACCATTTTGGCACGTTTTGGTTATTGTGATTAATAAAACGTACGGCACGTTTAAGAACAATAGAAATATCCACCGCTAAAGTTCGTGATGTTGTCACAGGAATATAATGACCACGGGCCAAATCTTTCAGTAGCGCTAGCGCGAATTTTTCAGTCTCGGATGACAATTCCCA
The window above is part of the bacterium genome. Proteins encoded here:
- a CDS encoding DUF86 domain-containing protein — encoded protein: MMEENFNKEKIIERIGDIKNVVLELEKFQKMDLDEFLKDNDNYNLSAYHLRIAIEAVLTIGTHILSRIPQNGKKKDYTQVILSLGDYNVLSKDFSQKIKGMAGYRNRLVHLYWKIEPKELLTVIKENLGDLGEFISYIEKFLKDTKPLN
- a CDS encoding nucleotidyltransferase domain-containing protein, with amino-acid sequence MVEFNEEKLKEMAEKYSLADVYLFGSRISGFAREDSDLDIGIRFKNGLPKEEERGKLYGNIFSDLSSCFAEAKIDLVFIDEVLLHFQYKIINDGQLIYSKNKENSMNFEEKIANYYRDYKYFIDEYFKGVLAFSAK
- a CDS encoding DUF4147 domain-containing protein, whose protein sequence is MSVKHIVSNYNSLISTPLRRVALDIFEAGMTAVSTETAIRRHVAVNGGNLRVGKKVYDLENYEKIFVIGCGKASVETARVLEKMLSKRITGGVVIDVCSAKLQHIKSIAGTHPFPSARNLKATAEIVALLKQTGPKDLVITIVSGGGSALLFWPYSIRLENFVCVTKNLMRAGATIKEMNTVRKHLSALQGGQLVKMAHSATIVGLIFSDVPGDDIGMIASGPTVLDSTTAKDAKRILIKYGVAKTCKIVAGDLVETPNDTGLFKKVQNVLVVNNVVAVRAMVEAARKAGFKPRVLSTALSGEAREVGEMLVKSVKRGEALIAAGETTVHITGRGHGGRNYEVAMGALEKIPVNTVLLSVASDGHDNSAAAGALTDTEVVLKAKKLRLDTKKYLAENNSFEFTKKTGSQVYTGLMNINISDLFLVLKK